The following proteins are co-located in the Pseudomonas sp. ATCC 13867 genome:
- a CDS encoding ABC transporter ATP-binding protein, giving the protein MIEFNNVTAYQQQTRVLDGFSLHIGEGEKVAILGPNGAGKSTLLKLISRELYPVEHEGSSLTLFGKQNVNLWDLRSRIGFISQDLQEDYTPFTQALDVVISGFFGAIGSHGHLQPTAEQVEKARSLLGAVEMSGFEERMFQRLSTGQKRRLLLARALVHEPRALILDEPANGLDMGASLQMLKLLRRFCGEEHAMIITTHHIDEIIPEIERVVLIADGKVVADGAKAEILTSENLSALYQAPLKATQQDGWYRCWHA; this is encoded by the coding sequence ATGATCGAGTTCAACAACGTTACCGCTTACCAGCAGCAGACCCGCGTGCTGGATGGGTTTTCCCTGCACATTGGCGAAGGCGAGAAAGTCGCCATTCTCGGCCCCAATGGCGCCGGCAAGAGTACGCTGCTCAAGCTGATCAGCCGCGAGCTCTACCCGGTTGAACACGAGGGAAGTTCGCTGACCCTGTTCGGCAAGCAGAACGTCAATCTCTGGGACCTGCGCAGCCGCATCGGCTTCATCTCCCAGGACCTGCAGGAAGACTACACGCCGTTCACCCAGGCGCTGGACGTGGTGATCTCCGGCTTCTTCGGCGCCATCGGCAGCCACGGCCACCTGCAGCCAACGGCGGAACAGGTCGAAAAGGCCAGGAGCCTGCTCGGAGCGGTGGAAATGTCCGGTTTCGAGGAACGCATGTTCCAGCGCCTCTCCACCGGCCAGAAACGCCGCCTGCTGCTGGCTCGCGCCCTGGTGCACGAACCGCGGGCGCTGATTCTCGACGAACCGGCCAACGGCCTGGACATGGGTGCCAGCCTGCAGATGCTCAAGCTGTTGCGACGCTTCTGCGGCGAAGAGCACGCAATGATCATCACCACCCATCACATTGACGAAATCATCCCGGAGATCGAGCGCGTCGTGCTGATCGCCGACGGCAAGGTGGTGGCCGACGGCGCCAAGGCCGAGATTCTCACCAGCGAGAATCTGTCGGCGCTGTACCAGGCGCCGCTGAAGGCCACGCAGCAGGACGGCTGGTACCGTTGCTGGCACGCGTGA
- a CDS encoding acyl-CoA dehydrogenase: MSEYVAPLRDMQFVLRELHLLEALAELPGHEDMNAELVTAILTEAGRFAQGVLAPLNPVGDRQGARWQAGEVSTAAGWRNAYEQFVANGWNALSCPPDFGGQGAPRLVSALVEEMWNAANVAFGLCPMLTRGAIEAIELRGSDSLKQTWLPRLVSGEWTGTMNLTEPQAGSDLSAVRSRAEPQGDGTYRLFGQKIFITYGEHDLTDNIVHLVLARVPGAPEGTKGISLFVVPKMLLNADGSLGTRNDVRCVSIEHKLGIHGSPTAVLAFGDHGGATGWLVGEENRGLEYMFIMMNAARFSVGIEGIGLAERAYQRAVAYARQRIQGGETGSASRAKVAILRHPDVRRMLMSMRSRIEAMRALACDVALATDQARLHPAPAVRRERQAFVELMIPVIKGWCTENAVDIASLGVQVHGGMGFIEETGAAQHLRDARITPIYEGTTGIQASDLIGRKIARDRGEAASALIARMRDTQRGLPDEDTQLAGIRHHLFLAINALDDAVAFVVRDYDQQMRQVALGSVPLLELFGIVAGGWQLARAARIARQHLAAGTGDSAFYRAKLRTAQFYAGHILTRAPGLAQSIVDGSDAALLMDDFAF; encoded by the coding sequence ATGAGTGAGTACGTAGCCCCGCTGCGCGACATGCAATTCGTCCTGCGCGAGCTGCATCTGCTGGAGGCCCTGGCCGAACTGCCCGGACACGAGGACATGAACGCCGAACTGGTGACGGCCATCCTCACCGAGGCGGGCCGCTTCGCCCAGGGCGTGCTGGCGCCGCTCAACCCCGTCGGCGACCGTCAGGGCGCGCGTTGGCAGGCTGGCGAAGTCAGCACCGCCGCAGGCTGGCGCAATGCATACGAGCAGTTCGTCGCCAACGGCTGGAACGCCCTCTCCTGCCCGCCCGACTTCGGCGGCCAGGGCGCGCCCCGACTGGTCTCGGCGCTGGTGGAGGAAATGTGGAACGCCGCCAACGTCGCTTTCGGCCTCTGCCCGATGCTCACCCGTGGCGCCATCGAAGCCATCGAACTGCGTGGCTCCGACTCACTCAAGCAGACCTGGCTGCCCAGGCTGGTGAGTGGCGAATGGACCGGCACCATGAACCTCACCGAACCCCAGGCCGGCTCCGACCTCTCGGCGGTGCGCAGCCGTGCCGAACCGCAAGGCGACGGGACCTATCGGCTGTTCGGGCAGAAGATCTTCATCACCTATGGCGAGCACGACCTCACCGACAACATCGTCCACCTGGTGCTGGCCCGCGTGCCCGGTGCGCCCGAAGGCACGAAAGGCATCTCGCTGTTCGTGGTTCCCAAGATGCTGCTGAACGCCGATGGCAGCCTGGGCACGCGCAACGACGTGCGTTGCGTGTCCATCGAACACAAACTCGGCATCCACGGCAGCCCCACGGCAGTGCTGGCCTTCGGCGATCACGGCGGCGCCACCGGCTGGCTGGTGGGCGAAGAGAACCGGGGCCTGGAATACATGTTCATCATGATGAACGCCGCGCGCTTCTCGGTGGGCATCGAAGGCATCGGCCTGGCCGAGCGTGCCTACCAGCGCGCGGTAGCCTACGCTCGCCAGCGCATTCAGGGCGGCGAGACCGGCAGTGCCAGCCGCGCGAAGGTGGCCATCCTGCGCCATCCCGACGTACGCCGGATGCTGATGTCGATGCGTTCGCGTATCGAGGCCATGCGCGCACTGGCCTGCGACGTGGCGCTGGCGACGGACCAGGCCCGGCTCCATCCCGCCCCCGCCGTGCGCCGGGAACGACAGGCCTTCGTCGAACTGATGATCCCGGTGATCAAGGGCTGGTGCACGGAGAACGCCGTGGACATCGCCTCCCTCGGCGTGCAGGTCCACGGCGGCATGGGTTTCATCGAGGAAACCGGCGCCGCCCAGCACCTGCGCGACGCCCGGATCACACCGATCTATGAAGGCACCACCGGCATCCAGGCCAGCGATCTGATCGGCCGCAAGATCGCTCGCGACAGAGGCGAGGCGGCGAGCGCGCTGATCGCGCGCATGCGCGACACCCAGCGTGGCCTGCCGGATGAAGACACCCAGTTGGCGGGCATCCGTCACCACCTGTTCCTGGCCATCAATGCCCTGGACGATGCCGTGGCCTTCGTCGTCCGCGACTACGACCAGCAGATGCGGCAGGTAGCGCTCGGCTCCGTGCCGTTGCTGGAGCTGTTCGGCATCGTCGCCGGTGGCTGGCAACTGGCGCGGGCCGCGCGGATCGCCCGGCAACACCTGGCCGCCGGGACCGGGGATAGCGCCTTCTACCGCGCCAAGCTGCGTACCGCGCAGTTCTACGCCGGGCACATCCTGACCCGCGCGCCGGGACTGGCGCAGAGCATCGTGGACGGCAGCGATGCCGCCCTGC
- a CDS encoding alpha/beta hydrolase family protein → MTRADVLLLALLAVALLGWWLRRRSLALIAASLALVAALYDVWDDRWQAGAGAVVALLLVLALLLRRKRPARLPLWSGLFFSLLTGLAVAALYFFPVSPLPMPGGPYQVGVRDFELVDASRSGLLGTPVGKARRLLVRVWYPARPATGAQPRTYFSNAESRSTARGFGELFHFPPLLTHLRHLRTHSYENAPLRSDLGRLPVVFYSHGYGSFAGMNGRIMEELASNGYAVYSVQHSGDASPTLFPNGEVAPTDPALYEHLRYAFEHGFSPLLLQGYGEDDLARRLDGQLRFATELKPPADRAIHLSAPIWLADRLFVHDRLQAGDVPPNVTDLVAASDFAHTGEMGMSFGGSTSGAVCMIDKRCAAAVNLDGGDFDFTPFDQDLPVPLLMLHSDLSLFYRMLGVTPPSQPRSFNDFSYESLEHAGQNPRIHRLVLRDALHAGLTDNALYMRRPLRDKLIDSAPTEVLIEAPATLVLGFFDHYLRGRDNGFPQVQVARWSDWLTPYSNRAVSQWWNTLPEIERTQWEERIHAMRAQRLALVR, encoded by the coding sequence ATGACCCGCGCCGACGTCCTGCTGCTGGCCCTTCTCGCTGTCGCGTTGCTGGGTTGGTGGCTGCGTCGTCGGTCACTGGCCCTTATCGCCGCCTCGCTCGCGCTGGTCGCTGCGCTCTACGACGTCTGGGACGACCGCTGGCAGGCGGGCGCCGGCGCAGTGGTCGCCCTCCTGCTGGTTCTGGCCCTGCTGCTGCGGCGCAAGCGTCCGGCGCGGCTCCCACTCTGGTCCGGGCTGTTCTTCAGCCTGCTCACGGGGCTGGCGGTCGCCGCGCTGTACTTCTTCCCGGTCTCGCCACTGCCCATGCCGGGTGGCCCCTATCAAGTGGGCGTACGCGACTTCGAACTGGTCGATGCCAGCCGCTCCGGTCTCCTCGGCACACCGGTCGGCAAGGCTCGGCGTCTATTGGTGCGCGTCTGGTATCCGGCCAGGCCGGCGACAGGCGCGCAGCCGCGCACCTACTTCAGCAATGCCGAAAGCCGCAGCACCGCCCGCGGCTTCGGCGAGCTGTTCCACTTTCCGCCACTGCTCACGCACTTGCGCCACCTGCGCACCCACTCCTACGAGAACGCGCCGCTGCGTTCCGACCTTGGACGCCTGCCGGTGGTGTTCTACAGCCACGGCTACGGCTCGTTCGCCGGCATGAACGGACGGATCATGGAGGAGCTGGCCAGCAACGGTTACGCGGTCTACTCCGTGCAACACAGCGGCGACGCCTCTCCCACGCTGTTCCCCAACGGCGAAGTGGCGCCGACCGACCCGGCGCTCTACGAGCACCTGCGCTACGCCTTCGAGCACGGCTTCTCGCCGCTCCTGCTGCAAGGCTATGGCGAGGACGACCTGGCCCGCCGCCTGGATGGACAACTGCGTTTCGCCACCGAACTCAAACCGCCAGCGGACCGCGCCATCCACCTCAGCGCGCCGATCTGGCTGGCCGACCGGCTGTTCGTCCACGACCGCCTGCAGGCTGGCGACGTGCCGCCGAATGTGACCGACCTGGTGGCCGCCAGCGACTTCGCCCATACCGGAGAGATGGGCATGTCCTTTGGCGGTTCGACTTCCGGCGCGGTCTGCATGATCGACAAACGCTGCGCGGCGGCGGTCAACCTCGACGGCGGCGACTTCGACTTCACGCCCTTCGACCAGGACCTGCCGGTGCCGCTGCTGATGCTGCACTCGGACCTGTCGCTGTTCTACCGCATGCTCGGCGTCACGCCGCCGTCCCAGCCGCGCAGCTTCAACGACTTCTCCTACGAAAGCCTGGAACATGCCGGGCAGAACCCGCGCATCCACCGTCTGGTGCTGCGCGATGCGCTGCATGCAGGTCTCACCGACAATGCGCTGTACATGCGCCGCCCGCTGCGCGACAAGCTCATCGACAGCGCACCCACCGAGGTTCTGATCGAGGCCCCGGCGACGCTGGTACTGGGCTTCTTCGACCACTACCTGCGCGGCCGCGACAATGGTTTCCCGCAGGTGCAGGTAGCGCGCTGGTCCGATTGGCTGACGCCCTACAGCAATCGCGCGGTGAGCCAGTGGTGGAACACTCTGCCAGAGATTGAACGTACCCAGTGGGAGGAACGCATCCACGCCATGCGTGCCCAGCGGCTGGCGCTGGTCCGATAG